One stretch of Desulfovibrio aminophilus DSM 12254 DNA includes these proteins:
- a CDS encoding glycosyltransferase family 2 protein: protein MLSIVLPVFNEEDNLEPLLAEIRQAAPGFGRPWEVVMVDDASTDGSLGVIQRLASAQPEVRYLAFAENRGQSAAFCAGFDAAVGEIIVTLDADGQNDPADIPKLLQLFDAGADMAIGWRLKRRDSFMKRIASRIGNGVRNRLTRETVRDTGCSLKIMRAEMARRLPRFKGMHRFLPTLMKMQGARVEEAPVNHRPRLKGVSKYGTWDRAVAGLYDLFGVRWLQKRSFLYSIREKSD, encoded by the coding sequence ATGCTCTCCATCGTCCTGCCGGTCTTCAATGAAGAGGACAACCTGGAACCGCTCCTGGCCGAGATCCGCCAGGCGGCTCCAGGCTTCGGCCGTCCCTGGGAGGTCGTCATGGTGGACGACGCCAGCACGGACGGCAGTCTGGGCGTCATCCAGCGTCTGGCCTCGGCCCAACCCGAGGTGCGCTATCTGGCCTTCGCCGAGAACCGGGGGCAGTCGGCGGCCTTCTGCGCGGGCTTCGACGCAGCCGTCGGCGAGATCATCGTGACCCTGGACGCCGACGGCCAGAACGACCCCGCGGACATCCCGAAGCTGCTCCAGCTGTTCGACGCCGGGGCCGACATGGCCATCGGCTGGCGGCTCAAGCGCCGCGACAGCTTCATGAAGCGCATCGCCTCCAGGATCGGCAATGGAGTGCGCAACCGTCTGACCCGGGAGACCGTGCGCGACACCGGCTGTTCGCTGAAGATCATGCGCGCGGAGATGGCCCGCCGCCTGCCGCGCTTCAAGGGCATGCACCGCTTCCTGCCCACCCTGATGAAGATGCAGGGCGCGCGGGTGGAGGAAGCCCCCGTGAACCACCGGCCGCGTCTCAAGGGCGTCTCCAAGTACGGCACCTGGGACCGGGCCGTGGCCGGACTCTACGACCTGTTCGGCGTACGCTGGCTCCAGAAGCGCAGCTTTCTTTACTCCATCCGCGAAAAGAGCGATTGA